TGAAGCGCTACGGCGCGCAGCATGCCCTGGCCGGCATCGACATCGACATCCAGCCGGGGGACGCCGTGGCCATCGTCGGGCCGTCCGGCTCCGGCAAGACGTCGCTGCTGCACGTCCTGGCCGGGATCCTCCGGGCCGACGACGGCCAGATCTTCCTGGCCGGGCAGCGGATCGACCACCTCGGCGAGAAGAAGCGCAGCGAACTGCGCCGCACCGAGTTCGGCTTCGTCTTCCAGTCGGGGATGCTGGTCGCCGAGCTGACGGCGGAAGAGAACGTCGCGCTGCCTTCGCTGCTGGCCGGGCTCGGCCGCAAGGAGGCCATCGACGCCGGCCGCCAGTGGCTTTCGCGCCTCGGCCTGGCCGGCAAGGAGCGCCGCCGTCCCGGCGAGCTTTCCGGCGGCGAGGCCCAGCGCGTCGCGATCGC
This genomic window from Amycolatopsis mongoliensis contains:
- a CDS encoding ABC transporter ATP-binding protein; the protein is MDPNTPQWTNGPVLSGRGLVKRYGAQHALAGIDIDIQPGDAVAIVGPSGSGKTSLLHVLAGILRADDGQIFLAGQRIDHLGEKKRSELRRTEFGFVFQSGMLVAELTAEENVALPSLLAGLGRKEAIDAGRQWLSRLGLAGKERRRPGELSGGEAQRVAIARALTHRPKVIFADEPTGALDTRTGRDTMDALLGAAHETGAAVLVVTHDRELAESMPKTVAIRDGLIATRLAA